Sequence from the Maribellus comscasis genome:
TATGGAAAGATTTTGCAGGGCAGAATACCGGAACCGAAATCCAATTACAAAGCCTCGCGTTTAACGACGGAACTTCGATGGGAATGGGCGGCGGAATGATGGGGCGCGGAATGATGGGCGGAATGACGCAACCCGGCGGGGTTGAAAATGGGATTGCATTTGATGTGGCCGCTTTTAAAGTAACGGAAAACACCGGCAAAAAAATGGAATTACCTTCAACACTTTCAACGATAACGCCGATTAATCCGGCAGATGCAGTAAACAGTGCAAATCCCCGCCAATTTTATTTCTATAACCAGCGGATGCAGTGGGTAATTAATGGCGAAACATTTGGAATGACCGAGGTAGCCGAATGGGAAAAAGTAAAACTTAACACCACAGAAATATGGGAATTTATTAACGGCGATGATGGCAGGGGAATGGGTATGATGCAGGATATGATGCGCATGCCACACCCTGTCCATCTGCACGGACTCCAGTTTCAAATTATCGATAGGGATGTTTCCGGAATGGAACGAACGGTTTGGGAAACGGTAAAGGACGGTTTTATGGATGAAGGCTGGCAGGACACATTTCTGCTTTTGCCCGGAATGAAAGTAAAAATAATCATGCGGTTTAAAGATTTCACCGGACTTTACGTGTATCACTGTCATAACCTCGAACACGAAGATATGGGCATGATGCGTAATTACGAAGTAATAGATTAACCAACTCCTGTACGGAAAGTAAAAACTGGGTTGCAACCCAGTATTAATCGGTAGGAAAAAGCAATATATTATGGCACAAATTGACAAAATTATCACCTTGTTCACACTTATTTTACTTTTAAGTTTTCCTGTACTTGCACAGGAACATTCCCATAGCGATTCGGCCAAAGAAGAAACATCGGTGGTGGTTGAAGAAGGGCTACCCGAAGCTGAAGAAATCCCAGCTACTGAAAATTCAACCTTTGCCTCCTGGGACGAATTCCCAAACCTTCACCCGATGGTTGTACATTTTCCTATTGTTCTGTTGCTGGTAGCGTTGCTTTCCCAATTCATCGGGTTGTTTGCTTACAGAAAAGAAATGAGCTGGGTTACCATCTTTTTGCTCACCGGCGGGTTTATCGGTGCGTTGCTGGCCGGGCTGGTATTTCATCCGCACACCAGCGAACTACCTGAAAATGTAAAACAAGTTTTTGAAACACATGAATATTACGCTTTTCTCACCATTTGGTTGGCGGCTATTGCACTGGTGCTAAAAATCATCAGCCATTTTACCAACCGCAAAACCTGGTTTGAAGTAATTGTTTTTCTCGTTTTGGGGGCATCGGCACTTACGGTAAGCCTGGCAGGACACCTCGGTTCTCAAATGGTTTTTATTGAAGAAGTTGGTGCCGGCGGAAATTACATTGAGCAACATGACAAATAAAATTAAAAAACGATATAACCGCATTGCCAGAATTTATGATTTTCTGGACCAGCCCATGGAAGTAGGTTTTGCTAAATGGCGAAAAAAGATGCTGGCCGAAGCCACCGGAAAAACCCTGGAAGTGGGAATCGGAACGGGTAAAAATTTACCGTATTACCCGAAAGATGTGGAATTGACCGGGATAGATTTCAGCGAAAAAATGATTGAAAAAGTCCGAAAAAAAACCAACCGGCCTGCAAAAACGCAGCTTTTAGAAATGGATGCCGAACAAATGGGTTTTGATGACAATACTTTCGATACGGTAGTTACCTCCTGCGTATTTTGTTCCGTTCCCCACCCCGTGCAGGGCTTGAAAGAAATAAGGCGCGTGTGCAAAAACGGGGGCAAAATACTGATGCTTGAACATGTGCGCAGCCACAAAAAAGTAATTGGCCCATTAATGGATGCCTTAAACTTTATTCCTTTAAATATATACGGGGCAAATATTAACCGCGAAACGGTTGATAATTTATTGAAAGCAGGTTTTGAACCCAAAAATATACAGGTTGAAAACCTATGGCTCGATATTGTCAAACTCATCCGGATATCCAACAATAAGCAATTAAAAGAATAAAATACTATAAAATCTTTTAAAAATTGTGTAACATATAAAAGATTAGTTTTCACGTACTTTGTATAAACAATTAAAATTTAATGACATGAAAAAGATGAAAAAGTTAGTAATTATCGTAACAGCCCTGCTGTTTATGGCAGGCTACACGGCAAACGCCCAAATGATGAGCCAGAACAACAAAAAGAGTCAAAAACAAGGCATGATGATGCAAAAAAGCGGAATGATGCAAGGAGGAATGATGCAGGGCATGATGAACAGCGGGAAATGCCCCATGTGCGGACAAATGATGAACCAAAACATGCCCATGAAAAAATACGGCATGATGGTAAACCGCCTGCCCAACATGCAGCAACAACTGTCGCTTACCGATGACCAGGTGAATCAACTTTTCGATTTGCAAACCGAGTTTAAAAAACAACAACTTGATTACCAGGCAGAACTCCGTAAAAAACAGATGAAACTGAAAAATTTGTTGGCAGATAACGCCTCGGCTAGTCAGGTTAAAAACCAATTGGAAGCCTGTTCCGAAACAAAAATCGACATGAAAACAGCCGCTTATGAAACAGCCGGAAAAATGAAAGCAATGCTCACCAGCGAACAGAAAGAGCAATTGAAAAATACAATGATGCAAGGCGGCGGAATGATGAAAGGTGGCATGATGCAGGGAAAAGGCGGAATGATGAACCAGGGCCAGGGTGGCATGATGAACCAGCAACAGGATCAGGATCATGAAGAACACCATTAACAAGAAAGGAGCAATAGTATGATGAACGGATTTGGAGGTCACGGCTGGGGCATGGGCTGGTGGTGGATCATCGGGCTTATTATCATAATCGCCATTGTTTGGATGGTGGTTAAGGGAATGAACCAAAACAACAGCCCCGGCCAAAGCCCCGGCAAATCGGCGCTCGATATTTTAAAAGAGCGTTATGCCAAAGGAGAAATTGATAAACAGGAATTTGAAGAACGCAAAAAGGATTTATAGGAGCCTTCCCTAACCCCTCCCAAAAAGGCTACTCTTTATACACAAATAAAAGTGTTAATTTAGTTTACTACAAATAACAAAATAAAAGAAATGGAAGCACAACAATTAGAAATCGATTACAACGGGATGTTTCAAGATAAGCGTCTCGAAAAAAGGGGCTAGAGATATTAACAAAAATGGAGATGGGACAAACAGCGATATTGAATCAACTTTCGGATAGCCATGCAGACAACATGGCTTACAGCCGCTTTTTCAACAATGACTCCATCAATCTTTTCTCCCTGAAGAAGAGTTCCCAAATGAAAGTAAAGGAATTAAGTAAAGGCAGGCATGTCCTCTGCTTGCAGGACACGAGTGAAATCAACTATGAGAAGCACCGGAATTTTTTTCATCTGGCAGACGAGGATTTGGGCCCGGTTGGGAACAATACAGATATAGGTTTTTTTCTTCACCCTATGCTGGCTGTTGACACAAATGGATATTTTCCATTAGGCTTTTCCTCAATCCATTGTTGGAACCGTAGGTTTGACAAACAAGACAAGCACCAACGGGGATATAAAAACCAACCCATTGAAACGAAGGAATCCTATCGGTGGATCTCGACAGGGAAAGAGAGCATCGAACTTTTAAAAGATAGCGTTTCCCATCTTACTATTATCGGGGACCGGGAAAGCGACATCTATCAAGAGTTTGTTGACTTAAAAACGGGACATTCCGATTTGTTGATACGGTCAAAAGAAAACAGGGGGCTATATGGAGAAAAGAAAAAATTATATGAATATTTATCGGATCAACCGGTATCTGGCACCTATAAGATTCAGGTACATAGCGACAAGAGGAAAAACCGGGAAAGCAGGGAAGCAATTATAGATGTTAAGTATTGCAAAGTAAAAATAAGCCGACCCAAAAGCCATATCGACAAGAGTTTGCCTGAATACATTGAGCTTACCGCCATTGAAGCCAGAGAAAACAGTTCAACAGTTCCTGATGGAGAAAAGCCAATACTATGGAGGTTGCTCACCACCCACCAGGTACCCGATGCACCGACAACGATACTGATGGTCACCTGGTATAAAACCAGATGGTTGATCGAAGAATTGTTCCGGCTGCTAAAACAACAAGGAATAGACATTGAATCCAGCCAGTTGGAAAGCGGCAAAGGGCTAAAGAAATTAGCGGTCATGGCCATGCAGGCAGCATTAAAAATACTGCAACTCAGGCAAGACAGGGATGGCTTGTGTTTTATTCGTGGGTCTGTAGTTTTCAGTGAAGAGGAGTTAGAATTTGCTGAAACAGTGAGCCAGTCCAGATATGAAGGGAAAACCCAATTACAAAAGAACCCCCACCCAATAGGCTCACTTGCAAGAATGTCCTGGATAATAGCCAGGATGGGAGGTTGGAAAGGATATCAAAGTACTGGAAAGCCCGGACCAATAACAATGAAAAGAGGCCTTGCTAAATTTAATATAATGTACCAAGGCCTGGTTTTAGCTAAGTATCATAAAGATGTGTATAAAGAGTAGCCCAAAAAGGGGGACAGGAAGGAGAATGAAAAAAAACAGAACAATGAAAATTATAATAGCAGCTACCAAAACATGCACACACCGGCCAAAACTTGAAGAACAACTGCAAGATGCCGGATTACAATATGAAGTGATGTACTTTGAAGACCATCCGGAATTAATAGATACATATAAATTAAAAACATCACCCCTTTTAATTGTGGATAATAAAGTGGAATCGGTTGGGATGCCGGAACATAGCCAAATTACAGAATTGAAAAATAATAATTGATTGACATGAAGTATTACATTGAAAAAACAACAGAGTACGGTTTCGACGAAGCCGTAGAAAAAGTAACAGAAGAATTGAAAAAGGAAGGCTTTGGCGTGCTTTCAGAAATTGATATTCACGAAAAACTAAAGGAAAAACTGGATGTTGATTTCAGAAGATATAAGATATTGGGTGCGTGCAACCCTCCAAAAGCTTTTCAGGCCCTTCAATATGAAAACAAAATCGGTACCATGCTACCCTGCAATGTAATTGTTCAGGAACTGGATGATGGAAAAACAGAAGTGGCCGCGGTTAACCCGGTGGCTTCAATGCTGGCCGTTGACAACCGCGATTTAACCGAAGTGGCCAATGAAATAGAAGAAAAATTGCAACGGGTGATTCATGCGTTATAAATTTATTGCACGGAGGTTACCTATCCCTTCAAACATTTAAATATTAATGCTATAAGATAGTTGAATATAAATTTTAAAATGTAAGAACTTGGATATCATGAAAAAACTTGAAAATAAAACAGCC
This genomic interval carries:
- a CDS encoding thioredoxin family protein, whose protein sequence is MKIIIAATKTCTHRPKLEEQLQDAGLQYEVMYFEDHPELIDTYKLKTSPLLIVDNKVESVGMPEHSQITELKNNN
- a CDS encoding class I SAM-dependent methyltransferase; protein product: MTNKIKKRYNRIARIYDFLDQPMEVGFAKWRKKMLAEATGKTLEVGIGTGKNLPYYPKDVELTGIDFSEKMIEKVRKKTNRPAKTQLLEMDAEQMGFDDNTFDTVVTSCVFCSVPHPVQGLKEIRRVCKNGGKILMLEHVRSHKKVIGPLMDALNFIPLNIYGANINRETVDNLLKAGFEPKNIQVENLWLDIVKLIRISNNKQLKE
- a CDS encoding SHOCT domain-containing protein, whose product is MMNGFGGHGWGMGWWWIIGLIIIIAIVWMVVKGMNQNNSPGQSPGKSALDILKERYAKGEIDKQEFEERKKDL
- a CDS encoding DUF2231 domain-containing protein; its protein translation is MAQIDKIITLFTLILLLSFPVLAQEHSHSDSAKEETSVVVEEGLPEAEEIPATENSTFASWDEFPNLHPMVVHFPIVLLLVALLSQFIGLFAYRKEMSWVTIFLLTGGFIGALLAGLVFHPHTSELPENVKQVFETHEYYAFLTIWLAAIALVLKIISHFTNRKTWFEVIVFLVLGASALTVSLAGHLGSQMVFIEEVGAGGNYIEQHDK
- a CDS encoding IS4 family transposase is translated as MGQTAILNQLSDSHADNMAYSRFFNNDSINLFSLKKSSQMKVKELSKGRHVLCLQDTSEINYEKHRNFFHLADEDLGPVGNNTDIGFFLHPMLAVDTNGYFPLGFSSIHCWNRRFDKQDKHQRGYKNQPIETKESYRWISTGKESIELLKDSVSHLTIIGDRESDIYQEFVDLKTGHSDLLIRSKENRGLYGEKKKLYEYLSDQPVSGTYKIQVHSDKRKNRESREAIIDVKYCKVKISRPKSHIDKSLPEYIELTAIEARENSSTVPDGEKPILWRLLTTHQVPDAPTTILMVTWYKTRWLIEELFRLLKQQGIDIESSQLESGKGLKKLAVMAMQAALKILQLRQDRDGLCFIRGSVVFSEEELEFAETVSQSRYEGKTQLQKNPHPIGSLARMSWIIARMGGWKGYQSTGKPGPITMKRGLAKFNIMYQGLVLAKYHKDVYKE
- a CDS encoding DUF302 domain-containing protein yields the protein MKYYIEKTTEYGFDEAVEKVTEELKKEGFGVLSEIDIHEKLKEKLDVDFRRYKILGACNPPKAFQALQYENKIGTMLPCNVIVQELDDGKTEVAAVNPVASMLAVDNRDLTEVANEIEEKLQRVIHAL
- a CDS encoding Spy/CpxP family protein refolding chaperone; its protein translation is MKKLVIIVTALLFMAGYTANAQMMSQNNKKSQKQGMMMQKSGMMQGGMMQGMMNSGKCPMCGQMMNQNMPMKKYGMMVNRLPNMQQQLSLTDDQVNQLFDLQTEFKKQQLDYQAELRKKQMKLKNLLADNASASQVKNQLEACSETKIDMKTAAYETAGKMKAMLTSEQKEQLKNTMMQGGGMMKGGMMQGKGGMMNQGQGGMMNQQQDQDHEEHH